A genomic stretch from Methylorubrum extorquens includes:
- the glcA gene encoding glycolate permease (LctP family) (Evidence 2a : Function from experimental evidences in other organisms; PubMedId : 11283302, 11785976, 15919996; Product type t : transporter), with amino-acid sequence MTPWNQVYDPFGSQWLSTFMASLPVIALLGMIASGKIKVHIAAILALVVAFLVAVVAFGMPTDLAVRATLLGVVTGMFPIGWIILNVIFLYRLTVEKGWFAILQQSVAGITEDRRIQLLLVAFAFGAFFEGAGGFGTPVAVTGAILIGLGFSPLAASGLSLIANTAPVAYGALGAPVQGLASVTGYDPYILGAMIGRQLPFFSVIVPFWLIWVFAGFRGMIAIWPPIAVCGISFAAAQFLISNYINPWIVDIGASLVSMAALVAFLKVWRPAQLWTSPALRGHDPSVGYGEPRPASLGAGVPGDLPKVHVGGRTASSSEIFMAWVPWIILSIIVAIWGTGWFKGIVNPIFSWKYEVPGLHNMIMKVPPVEAAPKAEAAIFNFTYMSYTGTGVLFAAIISGIIMRFSPVRLVTAYFETIWVLRYSLITIAAMLALGVLTRYAGVDATLGLAFAGTGILYPFFGTLLGWLGVALTGSDTASNVLFGGLQRITSEQLGLSGILMASANSSGGVMGKMIDAQSIVVASTATGYFGQESKILRFVFWHSIVLACLVGGLVMLQAYVYPFTEMVIHPAATAPAAH; translated from the coding sequence GTGACACCCTGGAATCAGGTCTACGATCCGTTCGGGAGCCAATGGCTCTCGACCTTCATGGCATCGCTGCCGGTGATTGCCCTGCTCGGCATGATCGCGAGCGGCAAGATCAAGGTGCACATCGCCGCCATCCTCGCCCTCGTCGTCGCCTTCCTCGTGGCGGTGGTGGCCTTCGGCATGCCAACCGACCTCGCCGTCCGGGCGACCCTCCTCGGCGTCGTCACGGGCATGTTCCCGATCGGCTGGATCATCCTCAACGTCATCTTCCTCTACCGGCTGACGGTGGAGAAGGGCTGGTTCGCGATCCTCCAGCAATCGGTGGCCGGCATCACCGAGGACCGGCGCATCCAGCTCCTGCTGGTCGCCTTCGCCTTCGGCGCCTTCTTCGAGGGCGCGGGCGGCTTCGGCACCCCGGTGGCCGTCACCGGCGCCATCCTGATCGGGCTCGGCTTCTCGCCGCTGGCCGCCTCCGGCCTCTCGCTCATCGCCAACACCGCCCCCGTCGCCTACGGCGCACTCGGCGCGCCGGTGCAGGGTCTGGCCTCGGTGACGGGCTACGACCCCTACATCCTCGGCGCGATGATCGGCCGTCAGCTGCCGTTCTTCTCCGTGATCGTGCCGTTCTGGCTGATCTGGGTGTTCGCGGGCTTCCGCGGCATGATCGCGATCTGGCCGCCGATCGCCGTCTGCGGCATCTCGTTTGCCGCGGCGCAGTTCCTGATCTCGAACTACATCAACCCCTGGATCGTCGATATCGGCGCCTCGCTGGTCTCGATGGCCGCCCTCGTCGCCTTCCTGAAGGTGTGGCGTCCGGCCCAGCTGTGGACCTCGCCCGCCCTGCGCGGCCACGACCCGTCGGTCGGCTACGGTGAGCCGCGCCCGGCCTCTCTCGGCGCGGGCGTCCCCGGTGATCTGCCCAAGGTGCATGTCGGCGGCCGCACCGCCTCGTCGAGCGAGATCTTCATGGCCTGGGTGCCGTGGATCATCCTCTCGATCATCGTGGCGATCTGGGGCACCGGCTGGTTCAAGGGCATCGTCAACCCGATCTTCTCGTGGAAGTACGAGGTGCCGGGCCTGCACAACATGATCATGAAGGTGCCCCCGGTGGAGGCCGCGCCGAAGGCCGAGGCCGCGATCTTCAACTTCACCTACATGTCCTACACCGGCACGGGCGTGCTGTTCGCCGCGATCATCTCCGGCATCATCATGCGGTTCTCGCCGGTCCGCCTCGTCACGGCGTATTTCGAGACGATCTGGGTGCTGCGCTACTCGCTCATCACCATCGCCGCGATGCTCGCCCTCGGCGTGCTCACCCGCTACGCCGGCGTCGACGCCACGCTCGGCCTCGCCTTCGCCGGCACGGGCATCCTCTACCCGTTCTTCGGCACGCTGCTGGGCTGGCTCGGCGTCGCGCTGACGGGTTCGGACACGGCCTCGAACGTGCTGTTCGGCGGCCTGCAGCGGATCACTTCGGAGCAGCTCGGACTGTCGGGCATCCTCATGGCCTCGGCGAACTCGTCGGGCGGCGTGATGGGCAAGATGATCGACGCCCAGTCGATCGTCGTGGCCTCGACGGCGACGGGCTATTTCGGCCAGGAGAGCAAGATCCTGCGCTTCGTGTTCTGGCACTCGATCGTACTGGCCTGCCTCGTCGGCGGCCTCGTGATGCTCCAGGCCTACGTCTACCCGTTCACCGAGATGGTGATCCATCCGGCCGCGACGGCACCCGCCGCGCACTGA